One part of the Desulfonema ishimotonii genome encodes these proteins:
- a CDS encoding AzlD family protein, with protein sequence MLTNPDSHITVLLTIGCAALVTYSLRIGGLLLSDRLPQSGRFKRFMDALPGTILLSLIAPGIASAGFWGGVGALCTAICTYKTRNVFLAMLIGVGIVAISRQLSP encoded by the coding sequence ATGTTGACAAATCCTGATTCCCACATCACTGTTTTATTAACCATCGGATGTGCTGCGCTGGTGACTTACAGCCTGCGGATCGGCGGCCTCCTTCTGTCAGACCGGCTGCCGCAGTCGGGCCGGTTTAAACGCTTTATGGACGCGCTGCCCGGAACCATCCTGCTCTCACTCATCGCGCCGGGCATTGCCTCAGCCGGTTTCTGGGGCGGCGTGGGCGCACTCTGCACCGCCATCTGCACCTATAAAACCCGTAACGTGTTTCTGGCCATGCTGATCGGCGTGGGAATTGTCGCCATCAGCCGCCAGCTTTCCCCTTAG